TCCCGCGCCCGACGGCGGCCCGCGCGGCGGCTGGTCCGTCGGGCTCGACATCGGCGGGACGAAGGTGCTCGGGGTGCTGCTCGCGAGCACGCCCGGCGCGGCCCCGGTCGTGCACGGGAGCGTGCGCGTGCCGACGCAGCGCGGGCACGACGGCGTCGTGGCGTCGGCCGCCGAGGCCGTCAAGGCGCTGTGCGCCCAGGCGGGGCTCACCGTCGACGACCTCACCGGTGTCGGTGCGGGCGTCCCCGGCGTCGTCGAGCCGCTCACGGGCGCCGTCTCGCACGCCGTGAACCTCGGCATCGACGGCACGGACGTCCCCCTCGGGGAGCTCCTGCGCGAGCGGCTCGGCGGCGTGCCGGTCGGCGTCGAGAACGACCTCAACGCGGCCGCGCTCGGTGCCGCCGAGCTCTTGGGCCTCGGCGGGGACCTCGCGTACCTCGCGCTCGGCACGGGCGTCGCCGCGGGGCTGCTGCTCGACGGGCGGCTGCGGCGCGGGCACCTCGGCGCGGCCGGCGAGATCGGGCACGTGCCCTACGTCGTCGAGGGCCCGCCATGCCCGTGCGGCCAGCGCGGGTGCCTCGAGCTGTACGCGTCGGGCTCCGCGATCGACGCCGCCTG
The Cellulomonas sp. NS3 DNA segment above includes these coding regions:
- a CDS encoding ROK family protein — encoded protein: MSPATDGGVTVQVEGQVGEQVDGLVGEQGDVGAQVDGGAGAASGLAGTSLDGRTAGAAPGGHAPAPDGGPRGGWSVGLDIGGTKVLGVLLASTPGAAPVVHGSVRVPTQRGHDGVVASAAEAVKALCAQAGLTVDDLTGVGAGVPGVVEPLTGAVSHAVNLGIDGTDVPLGELLRERLGGVPVGVENDLNAAALGAAELLGLGGDLAYLALGTGVAAGLLLDGRLRRGHLGAAGEIGHVPYVVEGPPCPCGQRGCLELYASGSAIDAAWPSRTGRPAPAEVFEAAAAGDREALAVQGRFVDAVAAAVRMLVLTCDVEHVVLGGGVAEVGAPLLEEVAAAVRRQAEGSAFLRSLHVAERLSLVPRELQVAAVGAALAARRSPVSPVTPESQAVR